Proteins found in one Pseudarthrobacter chlorophenolicus A6 genomic segment:
- a CDS encoding substrate-binding domain-containing protein → MNTETTKPSSVTATVSLFCANALRKPVEEVIMPAFTRATGQPVYIVFDSTARLLERVNAGAKPAVFVGLSGSLGNPEPPGSDAFHTARHIVRSGIGVAAAPDAKAPSITTVEELAFALTRCRSVAYSRTRPSGTYFHRMLEDLGIADIVNSRATFVEEGSTASALIDGRAVLAVQQISELKLVPEVNFLGPLPAAVQRYTEFSTYLCNKTADKYLATALFNFLSSSLARSAYAAAGLQAF, encoded by the coding sequence GTGAACACTGAGACGACGAAACCGAGTTCCGTAACCGCTACCGTGTCTCTTTTCTGTGCTAATGCTCTCAGGAAGCCGGTAGAGGAGGTGATCATGCCGGCTTTTACCAGAGCTACTGGACAACCTGTATATATTGTCTTCGATTCAACGGCGAGGCTCCTGGAAAGGGTCAATGCGGGGGCTAAACCGGCTGTATTTGTAGGTCTCTCAGGTTCCCTTGGGAACCCGGAGCCTCCGGGCAGCGACGCCTTCCACACTGCAAGACACATCGTTAGGTCGGGAATCGGAGTCGCTGCCGCCCCCGATGCCAAAGCTCCCAGCATCACAACCGTTGAGGAGCTTGCCTTTGCACTTACAAGGTGCCGCTCGGTTGCCTACTCGAGGACGCGACCGAGCGGGACCTATTTCCATCGGATGCTCGAGGACCTAGGGATAGCTGACATAGTGAACTCCCGCGCCACTTTTGTGGAGGAAGGGTCAACAGCCAGCGCTTTAATTGACGGACGAGCCGTTCTAGCTGTGCAACAAATCTCTGAACTCAAGCTAGTCCCCGAGGTGAACTTTCTCGGGCCGCTTCCAGCCGCCGTTCAGAGGTACACGGAGTTCTCCACATATTTATGCAATAAGACAGCCGATAAGTACCTGGCAACCGCACTTTTCAACTTCCTGAGCAGCTCCCTCGCAAGATCCGCCTACGCTGCCGCTGGCCTCCAAGCCTTTTAG
- a CDS encoding BTAD domain-containing putative transcriptional regulator, which translates to MSRTRGRSAGLIIRSKLAVPPLAERLVMRPRLNQLFSQLINQNRVVWVAATAGSGKTTAIVQAAATWGGPIAWLTLDGTDAAPGRLLIYLEAAIAAHVPDAAGLASSALTARIPHPEVAGLLAESVGDEDLLLVLDGLENLVGAYEALDVVGAVVRYAPVGLKVVLLTRVDLPIDLSAQAGVDRVATIGEEDLAFTPEEAAGALVEAGITDIDASSAVEATGGWVTGVLFEAWHSRLYISGTGGEADPLHGYLASQILAKLAPEEREFLIVSSLLDEVTPSRAAALGQSNAGDLLVRLRSHHLPVSWISGTYRMRCHPRFREYLVTCLERRGKAEVQATRRAYGDLLVTEGHLEEAVEQFLAAEELDRAVDAAEVVIGDVLDRLDFVVAERWLGYLAPPGSSGSRRLGPATLMLSIAREDYRKGVAIADDLQANGVRDDLARLSPRGGAIMAWCYWHLDRLDDMRAVIDLAPNSPEIDAVRYLLSLATRREATGAYPAPTLSGGPLDALVMRVHYAHGRLSEVSKMPDSPWAAAVSAPWRVGALRATGRLTEALELYRSADAGHWAPAWMHGIVGPELMIDLEDTEEAQRVLAKGQGLVRASGSVVFEWLNRLIEAKLELRLNHDPVAALNLLEQVENAGGRHYDFISEALDTWKGLALLLSRSDNDDAVVMLRRAVNSMTEANRILDLPAAAIYLAEAEWRQGDLTESDAAADQAMVAARLQESNHQILLALADFQAVLTRRLDSEEFTDSPWHELGQALMARGVGAGWNQHPVILLSEFGRIAISVAGQEVKPRIAKSLNLLAYLAAVPSHHASREDLLSALFDGQSDESARAYLRQAAHRLREALPAGIGPIFTGNTLAFTTPVILDSESTRFEALIAKAARLRGQGRLEALLKALAIVDSGEYLPGMDSSWATQRREQLEEQAAQARLQAAQMAFTTQQYRQAEQLAEQVVAQDPYKESAWRILMRIASATGNEDGVVASYRRCKAALQELGITPSDSTQQMFQRLRR; encoded by the coding sequence ATGTCACGCACTAGAGGCCGTTCGGCTGGTCTGATAATTCGCAGCAAACTCGCGGTGCCGCCTCTGGCGGAGCGACTGGTTATGCGGCCCCGTCTTAACCAGCTGTTCAGTCAGTTGATAAACCAGAACCGCGTGGTTTGGGTTGCCGCAACGGCAGGTTCCGGCAAAACCACGGCGATTGTTCAGGCTGCTGCCACATGGGGCGGCCCTATTGCCTGGCTCACTCTGGACGGGACAGACGCTGCCCCCGGCCGGCTTCTCATCTATCTGGAGGCGGCAATAGCAGCACACGTGCCAGACGCTGCCGGTCTGGCCAGCAGCGCGCTCACGGCGCGTATTCCCCATCCCGAAGTGGCTGGTTTGCTGGCCGAGTCTGTAGGAGATGAAGATCTCCTGCTGGTGCTTGATGGCCTGGAGAATCTAGTTGGCGCCTACGAAGCGCTGGACGTCGTCGGGGCGGTTGTCCGTTATGCACCGGTGGGACTCAAGGTTGTCCTGCTTACTCGGGTTGATCTACCGATCGATCTAAGTGCTCAGGCTGGGGTTGATCGCGTGGCAACTATAGGTGAGGAGGACCTGGCCTTCACTCCCGAGGAAGCTGCAGGGGCACTCGTTGAAGCCGGAATAACAGACATTGACGCCTCCAGTGCCGTCGAGGCAACAGGCGGCTGGGTAACAGGGGTTCTTTTTGAGGCGTGGCACTCACGGCTGTACATTTCCGGAACCGGCGGTGAGGCTGACCCCCTACATGGCTATCTGGCTTCGCAAATCCTGGCTAAGTTGGCTCCTGAAGAACGGGAGTTCCTCATCGTTTCTTCCTTACTGGACGAAGTGACACCATCCCGGGCGGCAGCCCTGGGTCAATCCAACGCCGGCGATTTGCTGGTTAGACTGCGAAGCCACCACTTGCCTGTTTCCTGGATTTCCGGGACCTACCGCATGCGGTGCCACCCTCGATTCCGAGAATACTTGGTGACTTGTTTGGAGCGCCGGGGAAAGGCAGAAGTTCAGGCTACACGGCGCGCCTATGGGGACCTTCTAGTCACCGAGGGCCATCTTGAGGAAGCTGTCGAGCAGTTCCTGGCCGCAGAAGAGCTGGACCGAGCTGTGGATGCTGCCGAAGTGGTTATAGGCGACGTACTAGACCGACTCGATTTCGTTGTTGCCGAAAGGTGGCTCGGTTACCTCGCCCCACCTGGCAGTTCCGGGTCCCGGAGGCTGGGCCCGGCCACACTCATGCTGTCAATAGCCCGCGAGGACTACCGAAAGGGCGTGGCTATCGCCGATGATCTTCAGGCAAACGGTGTCAGGGATGACCTGGCCCGTCTTTCCCCGCGGGGTGGTGCAATCATGGCGTGGTGTTACTGGCATCTGGACCGGCTAGACGATATGCGGGCGGTGATCGACCTGGCCCCGAATAGCCCAGAGATTGATGCTGTCCGTTACCTGCTATCACTTGCCACCCGTCGGGAAGCAACCGGCGCTTACCCCGCTCCTACCCTTAGTGGTGGACCACTGGATGCTTTGGTGATGCGCGTGCACTACGCCCACGGAAGACTGAGTGAGGTCAGCAAAATGCCGGACTCCCCATGGGCTGCTGCAGTCTCCGCTCCGTGGCGAGTGGGCGCTCTTAGAGCAACAGGCCGCTTGACGGAGGCCTTGGAGCTCTATCGCTCAGCTGATGCTGGCCACTGGGCGCCCGCCTGGATGCACGGCATTGTTGGTCCGGAACTGATGATCGATCTGGAGGACACAGAAGAAGCGCAACGGGTACTTGCCAAGGGCCAGGGATTGGTCAGGGCAAGCGGCTCCGTTGTGTTCGAGTGGCTGAACCGCCTCATCGAAGCCAAACTTGAGCTGCGTTTGAACCACGACCCTGTTGCTGCGCTAAATCTTCTCGAACAGGTGGAGAACGCCGGAGGGCGCCACTATGACTTCATTAGTGAGGCTTTGGATACCTGGAAGGGCCTCGCGCTTCTGCTTTCCCGGTCAGACAATGACGACGCCGTCGTGATGCTCAGACGAGCTGTTAACAGCATGACCGAGGCCAACCGCATTCTTGACCTGCCCGCTGCGGCGATATACCTAGCTGAAGCCGAATGGAGACAGGGTGACTTGACAGAATCTGATGCAGCTGCCGACCAGGCGATGGTTGCCGCCAGGCTCCAAGAATCCAACCACCAGATTCTACTGGCCCTTGCGGATTTTCAGGCAGTACTAACTCGTCGCCTGGACTCTGAAGAATTCACCGACTCACCATGGCATGAACTGGGCCAGGCCCTGATGGCCCGCGGCGTGGGAGCAGGTTGGAATCAGCATCCCGTCATTCTCTTATCCGAGTTCGGGCGGATTGCCATCTCAGTCGCTGGGCAAGAGGTAAAGCCGCGCATTGCCAAAAGTCTGAATCTACTAGCCTATCTGGCCGCAGTCCCGAGTCACCATGCTTCCCGCGAAGATCTGCTTTCGGCGCTCTTCGATGGTCAATCAGACGAGTCCGCGAGAGCCTACTTGCGCCAGGCCGCTCACCGGCTTCGGGAAGCTCTTCCTGCCGGTATCGGACCAATCTTCACCGGCAATACCTTGGCGTTCACCACTCCCGTCATTCTGGACAGCGAGTCCACCAGATTCGAGGCGTTAATCGCAAAGGCTGCACGACTCCGCGGGCAGGGAAGACTTGAAGCGCTTTTGAAGGCGCTTGCCATCGTTGACAGCGGGGAGTACCTGCCGGGGATGGATTCATCCTGGGCAACGCAGCGGCGGGAGCAATTAGAGGAGCAGGCAGCCCAAGCTCGACTTCAGGCTGCCCAAATGGCATTTACAACCCAGCAGTACCGCCAGGCCGAGCAACTTGCGGAACAAGTTGTCGCCCAAGATCCGTATAAAGAGAGCGCTTGGCGAATTCTCATGCGGATAGCCAGCGCCACAGGAAATGAGGACGGCGTCGTAGCCTCCTACCGCCGCTGCAAGGCAGCACTCCAAGAGCTGGGCATCACGCCCTCAGACTCAACCCAACAAATGTTTCAACGGCTCAGGCGTTAA
- a CDS encoding FAD-dependent oxidoreductase, which translates to MVLFNDGVSETEIPDSAVVETDVLIVGSGPAGSSAALFLSSLGVPNIVITKYRWTANTPRAHITNQRTMEIFRDLGIEDQVLADATPHHMIGDTVFCTSIAGEEIGRILTWGNHPARHADYELASPSLNCDIPQTYLEPILVRNATMRGTQTQFSTEYVSHQQDEDGVTVRVLNRLTGHGYTIRAKYLIGADGARSRVAADVGLPYEGRMDIAGSMNITFKADIAEFVGHRPSVLYWVVQPGSNIGGIGAGLVRMVRPWNEWLIVWGFDIAHGTPEVSEDDARQVVRNLIGVPDLDVDITGISLWGNNEQYATRLHAGRVFCAGDAVHKHPPSNGLGSNTSIQDSYNLAWKLAAVLKGQAGVELLETYTIERAPVAKQIVTRANKSGREFGKLFEALGIDNAETAEEMNALIESRKNNTAEGAAKRQAIHAAMEIKNYEFNAHGVELGQHYDSSAIVPDGTEKPAPARDPELYYEPSTYPGGRLPHAWIGDNVHKHSTHDLAPYGQFTVFTGITGEDWTTAAQKVSERLGVTIGSVVIGPGQDVTDLYFDWAKLREVAESGAVLVRPDKHVGWRADRLADDPEGALYAAVAAILNREN; encoded by the coding sequence ATGGTGCTTTTCAATGACGGGGTCTCTGAGACCGAGATCCCAGACTCAGCCGTCGTTGAGACGGATGTCCTTATCGTTGGCTCAGGCCCGGCCGGGTCGTCGGCCGCGCTTTTCCTGTCCTCGTTGGGCGTGCCCAACATTGTGATCACGAAATACCGGTGGACGGCGAACACGCCCCGGGCGCACATCACGAACCAGCGGACCATGGAAATTTTTCGAGATCTGGGCATTGAGGACCAGGTGCTGGCTGACGCGACTCCGCATCATATGATCGGGGACACCGTCTTCTGTACCTCCATTGCAGGGGAGGAAATCGGCCGAATCCTCACGTGGGGCAACCATCCCGCGCGTCACGCGGACTATGAGCTGGCCTCGCCGTCGCTGAACTGCGATATCCCTCAGACGTACCTGGAACCGATCCTGGTCAGGAATGCCACCATGCGCGGGACGCAGACGCAGTTCTCCACTGAGTATGTCTCGCACCAACAGGATGAGGACGGCGTGACTGTGCGGGTGCTGAACCGGCTCACCGGCCATGGCTACACCATCCGCGCCAAGTATTTGATCGGGGCCGACGGTGCCCGCTCCAGGGTGGCCGCAGACGTGGGACTGCCCTACGAGGGGCGGATGGATATTGCCGGTTCGATGAATATCACTTTCAAAGCTGACATCGCAGAGTTCGTAGGGCACCGGCCCTCGGTGCTGTATTGGGTCGTTCAGCCCGGCTCCAACATCGGCGGTATCGGTGCCGGCCTGGTGCGCATGGTCCGGCCGTGGAACGAATGGCTTATAGTTTGGGGTTTCGACATCGCCCACGGCACCCCCGAGGTCTCCGAGGACGATGCCCGGCAAGTTGTCCGGAACCTGATCGGCGTACCTGACCTGGACGTGGACATCACAGGCATCTCACTCTGGGGAAACAATGAGCAGTACGCCACCCGGCTGCACGCCGGCCGCGTGTTCTGTGCCGGCGACGCAGTCCACAAGCACCCCCCGAGCAACGGGCTCGGCTCCAACACTTCCATTCAAGACTCCTACAACCTGGCGTGGAAACTGGCCGCTGTGCTCAAGGGCCAGGCCGGGGTGGAGTTGCTGGAAACCTACACCATCGAGCGGGCGCCCGTCGCGAAGCAGATCGTGACCCGGGCGAACAAGTCTGGCCGGGAGTTCGGCAAGCTCTTCGAAGCACTCGGCATCGACAATGCCGAAACTGCCGAGGAGATGAACGCCCTGATCGAGTCGCGCAAGAACAACACCGCCGAAGGGGCCGCGAAGCGCCAGGCCATCCACGCGGCCATGGAGATCAAGAACTACGAATTCAACGCCCACGGGGTGGAACTCGGCCAGCATTACGACTCCTCAGCCATCGTCCCGGACGGAACAGAGAAACCGGCACCTGCTCGCGATCCTGAGCTGTACTACGAGCCGTCTACTTATCCGGGCGGGCGACTGCCACATGCCTGGATCGGAGATAACGTGCACAAGCACTCCACGCATGATCTGGCACCTTACGGCCAATTCACGGTTTTCACCGGCATCACCGGTGAGGACTGGACAACTGCCGCGCAGAAAGTTAGCGAGCGGCTCGGCGTCACGATCGGGTCCGTCGTCATCGGCCCGGGACAGGACGTCACCGACCTGTACTTCGATTGGGCCAAACTGCGTGAAGTGGCCGAAAGCGGTGCGGTACTGGTCCGTCCAGACAAGCACGTCGGCTGGCGCGCGGACCGCTTGGCGGACGACCCCGAAGGTGCCCTTTACGCCGCCGTCGCCGCAATCCTGAACCGGGAGAACTGA
- a CDS encoding intradiol ring-cleavage dioxygenase — protein MSGIIHAGAGISPEQAAVEQKLVDTVIASFDKTQDPRLKKVMQSLTRHLHNFVREVRLTEDEWNTGIEFLTAAGHITDDKRQEFILLSDVLGLSMQTVAINNKAYKGATEATVFGPFFIEDAPEIPLGGDIAGGAHGQPCWVEGTITDTSGNPVPGARIEVWEADEDGFYDVQYADARVAGRAYLYADDHGRYSFWGLTPTPYPIPHDGPVGKMLEAAGRSPVRTSHLHFMVTAHGLRTLVTHIFVEGDPQIEIGDSVFGVKDSLIKRFEPQPAGTPTPDGRDLGNQTWARTRFDVVLAPALA, from the coding sequence ATGTCGGGAATCATCCATGCCGGCGCCGGCATCAGCCCGGAACAGGCCGCCGTCGAACAAAAACTCGTGGACACCGTCATCGCGTCCTTCGACAAAACCCAGGACCCGCGTCTGAAGAAGGTCATGCAGTCCCTGACCCGGCACCTGCACAACTTCGTCCGCGAAGTCCGTCTCACCGAGGACGAGTGGAACACCGGGATCGAATTCCTCACCGCCGCCGGGCACATCACCGATGACAAACGCCAGGAATTCATCCTGCTCTCGGACGTCCTGGGCCTGTCCATGCAGACCGTCGCGATCAACAACAAGGCCTACAAAGGCGCCACCGAGGCCACCGTCTTCGGCCCGTTCTTTATCGAAGACGCACCCGAAATCCCCCTAGGCGGAGACATCGCCGGCGGCGCCCACGGCCAGCCCTGCTGGGTCGAGGGCACCATCACCGACACCTCCGGGAACCCTGTGCCGGGCGCCCGCATCGAGGTCTGGGAAGCGGACGAAGACGGCTTCTATGACGTCCAATACGCCGACGCGCGCGTTGCCGGACGCGCCTACCTCTACGCCGACGACCACGGCAGATACTCCTTCTGGGGACTCACCCCCACCCCGTACCCCATCCCGCACGACGGGCCAGTGGGCAAGATGCTTGAGGCGGCCGGGCGCTCACCAGTCCGCACTTCCCACCTGCACTTCATGGTCACCGCCCACGGTCTGCGGACCCTCGTGACCCACATCTTCGTCGAGGGAGACCCGCAGATCGAAATTGGGGACTCAGTGTTCGGCGTCAAAGACTCCCTGATCAAACGCTTCGAACCCCAGCCGGCAGGCACACCCACCCCCGACGGCCGGGACCTGGGCAACCAGACCTGGGCACGCACCCGCTTCGACGTGGTCCTCGCCCCCGCCCTCGCATGA
- a CDS encoding nuclear transport factor 2 family protein: protein MENNASFESPGSIFKRLHEAYNRHDHAEAAALYAIDGEHEDIALSHVARGRDAVAAGLAHFFTAFPDAHWHALDDLETTDRAMGRYVLTATLQRDMGNLKAAGQRLQLRGVHILETAQGLIQRSEDFWDSKTFHNQMNTMNTGAKA from the coding sequence ATGGAGAACAACGCCAGCTTCGAAAGTCCGGGATCGATCTTCAAGCGCCTGCATGAGGCGTACAACAGGCACGACCACGCCGAAGCGGCTGCCTTGTACGCAATTGACGGCGAGCATGAGGACATCGCACTAAGCCATGTTGCTCGGGGACGCGATGCAGTTGCGGCGGGGCTGGCTCATTTCTTCACAGCCTTCCCTGATGCGCACTGGCACGCGCTGGATGATCTCGAAACGACGGATCGCGCTATGGGCCGCTATGTCCTCACCGCGACGTTGCAACGGGACATGGGAAACCTGAAGGCCGCTGGTCAGCGTTTGCAGCTGCGAGGCGTACACATTCTGGAAACGGCTCAAGGGCTGATCCAGCGGTCGGAGGACTTCTGGGACAGCAAAACGTTCCATAACCAAATGAACACCATGAATACAGGAGCTAAAGCATGA
- a CDS encoding maleylacetate reductase — MSLTFEHVTLGQRVLFGTGNAAANLAAEVARLGAQRVMVIASDFETDIARTVATGIEVALWHHDVVMHVPIETAEKARAAAAGHGIDLLVSVGGGSTTGLAKAVAMTTRIPVIAVPTTYAGSEATNVWGLTEASRKTTGVDDAVLPVTVIYDAALTLSLPVDMSVASGLNGMAHCIDSMWAPHMDPINAALSAEGIRALSSGLPLIVDDPTGTEGREQALYGAYLSAVAFASAGSGLHHKICHVLGGTFNLPHAQTHATVLPYVLAFNSPFAADAEARIAAAFGTADALTGLQNLRKRLDAPKALSDYGFTADGIAEAVTVILPAVPASNPRAVTAENLSRLVQAALTGEEPQVLLDL, encoded by the coding sequence ATGAGCCTGACTTTTGAGCATGTGACCTTGGGCCAGCGCGTTCTCTTCGGCACCGGCAATGCCGCTGCGAACCTTGCCGCCGAGGTCGCCCGGCTGGGCGCACAGCGGGTGATGGTCATCGCCTCTGACTTCGAGACCGACATAGCCCGTACAGTCGCTACCGGCATCGAGGTGGCACTGTGGCACCACGATGTGGTGATGCACGTTCCCATCGAGACCGCCGAGAAAGCACGCGCCGCCGCGGCCGGGCACGGCATCGACCTGCTCGTGAGCGTCGGCGGCGGCTCGACCACAGGCTTGGCGAAGGCCGTGGCGATGACTACCCGAATCCCGGTCATCGCCGTGCCCACCACCTATGCCGGATCAGAAGCGACCAACGTGTGGGGCCTGACCGAGGCATCCCGGAAAACCACCGGGGTGGACGACGCCGTACTGCCGGTCACGGTCATCTACGACGCGGCCCTGACCCTGTCCCTGCCGGTAGACATGTCCGTCGCCTCCGGCCTGAACGGCATGGCCCACTGCATCGACTCGATGTGGGCGCCCCACATGGACCCGATCAACGCCGCACTTAGCGCCGAAGGCATCCGCGCCCTCAGTTCCGGCCTGCCCTTGATCGTGGATGACCCTACCGGAACTGAGGGACGCGAGCAGGCTCTTTACGGTGCGTACCTGTCCGCGGTCGCGTTCGCCTCCGCCGGGTCCGGGCTGCACCACAAGATCTGCCACGTCCTGGGCGGCACGTTCAACCTGCCCCACGCCCAGACCCACGCCACCGTGCTGCCCTACGTGCTGGCCTTCAACTCTCCCTTTGCTGCCGACGCTGAGGCCCGCATCGCCGCAGCGTTCGGCACCGCCGACGCCCTCACCGGACTCCAGAACCTCCGCAAACGCCTGGACGCGCCCAAAGCGTTGTCTGATTACGGCTTCACCGCCGACGGGATCGCTGAGGCCGTGACCGTCATTCTCCCGGCCGTCCCGGCGTCCAACCCGCGCGCCGTCACCGCAGAGAACCTCAGCCGCCTCGTCCAGGCGGCCCTGACCGGCGAAGAGCCCCAAGTCCTTTTGGACCTCTAA
- a CDS encoding intradiol ring-cleavage dioxygenase, which yields MTTRQVAPPISPEQAAVEQELVDTVVASFEKAQDPRLRQLMQALTQHLHNFAREVRLTEDEWNAGIEFLTAAGHITDDKRQEFILLSDVLGLSMQTIAINNETHKNATEATVFGPFFVQDAPEIPIGGDIAGGANGQPCWVEGIVTDTSGKPLPGARIEVWEADEDGFYDVQYTNHRVAGRAHLFADQDGHYAFWGLTPTPYPIPHDGPVGKMLEAVGRSPMRASHLHFMVTADEHRTLVTHIFVQGDPYIEAGDSVFGVKSSLIKRFEQQPAGAPTPDGRELHGATWARTRFDIVLAPNPDLK from the coding sequence ATGACGACCCGTCAAGTAGCCCCACCGATTTCACCTGAACAGGCAGCGGTAGAGCAAGAACTCGTGGACACAGTAGTTGCCTCTTTTGAGAAGGCGCAGGACCCCCGGTTGAGGCAACTCATGCAAGCCCTCACCCAGCACCTACACAACTTCGCACGTGAAGTTCGCCTCACGGAGGACGAATGGAACGCGGGCATAGAATTTCTCACCGCCGCCGGCCACATCACCGATGACAAGCGCCAAGAGTTCATTTTGCTTTCTGACGTTCTAGGCCTTTCCATGCAGACCATCGCCATAAATAACGAAACCCACAAGAACGCGACTGAAGCTACAGTTTTTGGGCCGTTCTTCGTCCAGGATGCCCCCGAAATCCCGATTGGAGGCGACATCGCCGGTGGGGCAAACGGTCAGCCCTGCTGGGTCGAAGGCATCGTTACAGACACCAGCGGTAAACCTCTTCCCGGCGCCCGAATCGAGGTCTGGGAAGCCGATGAAGACGGCTTTTACGACGTCCAATACACGAATCACCGAGTTGCTGGCCGCGCCCATCTCTTCGCTGACCAGGACGGACACTACGCCTTCTGGGGACTGACCCCAACACCGTATCCAATCCCGCATGATGGGCCGGTGGGGAAAATGCTGGAAGCGGTAGGTCGATCTCCCATGCGCGCCTCGCATCTGCATTTCATGGTTACAGCTGATGAACACCGCACCTTGGTTACTCATATCTTTGTCCAGGGTGACCCTTATATTGAAGCCGGCGATTCAGTTTTCGGAGTCAAGAGTTCCCTAATCAAACGCTTTGAGCAACAACCAGCGGGAGCCCCGACTCCTGACGGTCGCGAGCTTCACGGTGCAACATGGGCGCGCACTCGGTTTGATATCGTGCTTGCTCCTAATCCTGATCTGAAGTGA
- a CDS encoding flavin reductase, with amino-acid sequence MSISDTRVRESVDPVAFRRVISHFTSGVAVITTQHAGTKFGVTASAVSSLSMDPPMLLVCLNRQLATTDAVSEAGVFAVNILGDKQAELAVQFATRHPDKFRDVELMTRELDVPLISDALAQIECTIVSRTDVATHAVFMAEVKTAEAGAGDPLGYFRGQFGSFTRALDESVYELIRETILARTGNASGPITAANMALELKVDRSSAYHALQQLRNEGLLLAEPDGTYLLTPKLTATDKLSMPAAPNALSGSSRETGSR; translated from the coding sequence ATGAGCATCTCCGACACACGGGTCCGGGAGTCTGTCGATCCGGTTGCCTTCCGTAGGGTCATCAGCCATTTCACTAGCGGGGTTGCGGTTATTACGACGCAACACGCCGGCACCAAGTTCGGCGTAACGGCCAGCGCTGTGAGCTCCCTCTCCATGGACCCACCTATGTTGTTGGTGTGCCTGAATCGACAGCTCGCCACAACAGATGCTGTGAGCGAGGCCGGCGTCTTCGCTGTGAACATCCTCGGGGATAAGCAGGCCGAGTTAGCGGTTCAGTTCGCGACCCGGCATCCCGACAAGTTCAGGGACGTGGAACTGATGACCCGCGAGCTTGACGTCCCGCTCATCTCTGACGCGTTGGCGCAGATTGAATGCACCATCGTTTCACGCACCGACGTGGCAACACACGCTGTATTTATGGCCGAGGTGAAAACGGCTGAAGCCGGTGCAGGAGATCCCTTGGGGTATTTCAGAGGCCAGTTTGGCAGTTTTACTCGGGCCTTGGATGAGTCTGTCTACGAGCTGATCCGCGAGACCATCCTTGCCCGTACCGGTAACGCTTCTGGACCTATCACTGCGGCCAATATGGCCCTTGAACTGAAGGTTGACCGTTCCTCGGCTTATCATGCTCTTCAGCAACTTCGAAATGAAGGGCTATTGCTGGCGGAGCCCGATGGGACTTACCTCCTGACACCCAAGCTGACAGCAACGGACAAACTGTCAATGCCCGCCGCCCCAAATGCTCTGAGCGGATCCTCACGTGAAACGGGAAGCCGGTGA